One window of the Vibrio parahaemolyticus genome contains the following:
- the tssE gene encoding type VI secretion system baseplate subunit TssE, whose product MALTVSLLDKLIDSDPTTREEKDFPVSQQHMLNGLLRDLESMLNSRIGWKNIHEDFLEVRYSILNYGLPDFSSMPYSSQDGQSQLCDIVYEAIREFEPRLRNPHVQISDEKNAIDRTLRLEISATCLIDNDIHELKFNSEVEPVNLGMKLSRAK is encoded by the coding sequence ATGGCTTTAACGGTTTCACTGCTAGACAAGTTGATTGATAGCGACCCAACTACCAGAGAAGAAAAAGATTTTCCTGTCAGTCAGCAACACATGCTCAATGGTTTGTTAAGAGACTTAGAGTCGATGCTTAATAGTCGTATTGGTTGGAAAAATATTCACGAAGACTTTTTAGAAGTTAGATACTCAATTCTGAACTATGGGTTACCTGATTTTTCATCAATGCCTTATAGCAGCCAAGATGGACAAAGTCAGTTGTGTGACATCGTTTATGAAGCTATTCGGGAGTTTGAACCTCGGTTAAGAAATCCGCACGTTCAAATTTCTGATGAAAAAAATGCGATAGATCGAACCTTACGGTTAGAAATTAGCGCAACTTGTTTGATTGATAATGACATCCACGAGTTGAAATTCAATTCGGAAGTCGAGCCAGTGAACTTAGGAATGAAGTTGAGTCGAGCGAAATGA
- a CDS encoding type VI secretion system accessory protein TagJ — protein sequence MTQWKNALSEGQLQQALELLIEAIKASPKDASLRSSFIELLCIDGDFERADEQLMQSIKLFPEYLPGASQLRHLVKAAQARKDFAQGAATAKVLGENEELTKSLVNFNLSMVSQDYEQVSELALQIEELRQEKGFLANDTSFSDVRDIDDRLGGYIELFSTAGNYFLVPIASINTLEIKSATSLLESVWRPVEFDIDGLGEGEGHMPMTYVDSESDAQKLGRETDWEQIADKEVYLGLGLKCWLVGEMALPISDLQNLQVTKELA from the coding sequence ATGACTCAGTGGAAAAATGCCTTATCGGAAGGGCAGTTGCAACAAGCTTTAGAACTACTAATCGAAGCAATAAAGGCATCTCCCAAGGATGCCAGTTTGAGAAGCTCTTTTATTGAACTGCTTTGTATTGATGGTGATTTTGAGCGAGCTGATGAGCAACTGATGCAGTCTATTAAACTGTTTCCTGAATATCTTCCAGGCGCTAGCCAGTTAAGACATCTGGTTAAAGCTGCTCAAGCGCGAAAGGATTTCGCTCAAGGAGCGGCAACCGCGAAGGTATTGGGTGAGAACGAAGAACTAACTAAGTCATTGGTTAACTTCAACTTATCAATGGTGAGTCAAGATTATGAACAAGTTTCTGAACTTGCTCTTCAAATCGAAGAACTGAGACAAGAAAAAGGCTTTTTAGCTAATGATACTTCGTTCTCAGACGTGCGGGATATTGATGATCGTTTAGGTGGTTACATTGAGCTGTTTTCTACCGCAGGCAACTACTTCCTCGTCCCTATTGCTAGCATCAACACTTTAGAAATCAAATCTGCTACCTCTTTGCTAGAAAGTGTTTGGCGCCCCGTTGAGTTTGACATTGACGGTTTAGGTGAAGGTGAAGGCCATATGCCGATGACTTACGTGGATTCAGAAAGTGATGCTCAGAAACTAGGTCGTGAAACGGATTGGGAACAAATAGCTGACAAAGAAGTTTACTTAGGTTTAGGCCTGAAGTGTTGGCTTGTCGGTGAAATGGCGCTGCCGATTTCTGACTTACAAAATCTACAAGTAACAAAAGAGTTGGCGTAA